The Juglans regia cultivar Chandler chromosome 10, Walnut 2.0, whole genome shotgun sequence genome includes the window TGAACGGTGGAAAacaaataagtaatatatatgtttcGAACCTTGATGCCACCTAATTATGGCTCTCCAGTTACAATACAGATGAATGGTCGATTAACATGATGTTATTAACTAGAGAGGACCACCTGCGGTggattagattttttatatgcaAATTACACCCTAACACCCCTTTCcacaattaattttttgttggaatcCTCATTAAGCATGTGGATGTATAGTACTGTAATTCATGCTTGGTGTGGGGATGAAGAATAAATCACAATAAGCCATGTTCGACTTGCAGGGAAACAATTGATTCTTTGCATCTGATAGGTTAGATATTTTGATGAACATATATAGTTTCCTTTGTTTGCATCTACTTTGGCCTTGGTCCTCTGGAATGTGATATACATAATTTAGTGGGAATATTTGATTTTGTGCTGCttctatttatttcatatttattttatttatttaccgAGTTGTTGCATCTTTATTTTTCTGCAGTGCATCGAGGTTCCTTGAATTATATTGGAGAAATTGGTCGAGAAGAACTGCATTCCAGTAGTGCTGATGACTGATATTTATTGTAATTGCAGATGTGTGGAAAAGGACTTTTCAATGCCAACCTTTTTCAACAATATTTGACTTTGAATAtctgtaactttttttttttttttttataagtacgaATATATATCTGGAACTAAATTCCTGTAATACAGTCTTTccatcaactatatatatgtacttggTCATTTActtcagatgagatgaatggCATATAGGAtcaaattagatattaattattaaatttaaaagtacAGGACAAAAAATCATGTGTAATTACACATGGACTGTCATGGCAAAAATTGAATATAGTGCATATTCAGGTCACTACAGGGACGATCCAATGCAAAAATGAATACAGCATTTTTGGGGAAATTGTCATAAAATGAACAATCTATTGCAGGCGTTGGTCAAAGGCATCTATTGCCATAAGTCACTAGCCATCTTGTATAGCAAATTGGACACTTtgtttatgtctatatatatattgagaatcTTATGACTGCTCCTAATTGATGAGGTTTATACTGAGTTcagagtcggaattcggagtagttCCGAATAGATAATCGGACTCGGACTCGGACTCGGAGCTCCTAATTATATTGTATAACAACATTactattataaaatgaaattagcTATTTGCTTACTAATGCTTATTCAATTAGCATTAATGATGTTTTTTTGGTCTGGATCAATCAAATATTCAATGTAGGCTATTGTTGAATATTCTCTAGATAAAAGTCAAAATGCTTTTCCATTGGGTGTGGTTTAATGAAACATGTGtcaattatctttatatatatataataatgaaaggATTTGTTATTAAGAACAGTTTTTCTCTAGGTATGATTTGAATAGTACTATGTTATTTCCTATGCTTGTATTAGTTTTGTTCGTTGGAGGTATATATAGGAATTCCTTTCAATGAACAAGGAATGGATTTGTGGATTGGTATGAATTTTtgacaaatacaaaatatgtatGTGCTCTTATACTTAAGCCATAAGATTCTCAATAGAGACATAAACAATATTTATgtatgtcatatatatatatatatataattacattttaCCCTACTGACATGAACTATTCTTgtcatgatataatataaatataaagctGCAGTACATTTAGAAATTGGTCTGCACCGAGAAGGGAACAATGACTATTCGATAAGTGGCATGATGAGGCATCCGAAAATCCATGCGTGAGTTGATCCTCATCTGTACCGAAAGccaaatgattaatatattaatCAGACCATGTGTAATATTCAGGTAGTATATTAAAAAGATGGATTTTCAATATGTCCAAATGTTACATAATGCAGGTAGTATATTAATCTCATTGGTAATTGCATCATTTGCTTGGTATTGTAAGCGGCAAAAAGGCATGCTGATAATAAAATCATGTTGAATTTTCCAATTGGGTCCCACGGGCTGTACAAAAAGGCAGAGTACAATAAGCATTGCAACTAAAACGCGCGCGGGAGTGTGAAATATCTAAGCGGCAAAATGGCTGTCAACTTTTAACTACTGTACgtgaaaataatttgaaagtaaAAAGGAGTCAGTGTAATGATCAGACCTCAGAAACCAAACAAATTTGGATTTTCCCTCCAGAGTCGGTCTTTCACTCGGTGGAGCAGTCGGACTTTTACTTTTAAGCACTAAGAGATCcatgtaagtattttcctaCATGCTCCAGTTCCAGTTCTTCCAGTGGCTCTGTGGTGCATCCTCGTGTTTGGTAACCTGAAATATTTTCACATACTTGAATAAGTGCATAGAATGTAACTGCCGAGTAAGGAATTTTTCCCACATATATGTTTTCTTGTATGTGATTTCTCACCTCCTTGTTACATTTTTGTTGGGGGCGAGAAAGCTGTTCCCTTGGCTGTTTATAGTCATTGTTCACCACATGGAAATACCCATGTCTACATGTGCAAATGAATGTAaatagaaaagaaggaaaacggtcaatatatataattttgggaCTGTTAGTTCCTTTGCAAATTTACAATCATATTAGAACAGAGAAGAGAAAAGTTGGGACCAAAAGTTTTACCAAAAAATTTACCTTTGCATCCTCTATACAGGCACTTCAACAAAATGGTATGTAAAAATACTATATTTCTATCTTTAATAATATGTGAAATTAGATTAGTTCACCCCAAAAATAGAGCTAAACTGGGGTTAATAAACTGAGTTGATGGATTTTGCTGAACATAAGAATAATATGTAATGAAATAGTTGCTGCCAATAAAGTGCAAATTTAACAGTTTATAGGTCACCTGCATGGAACCAACAGCACTCAGTACATTTTCTCTTCTACAACCACAAAACAAACAGGGTATACCAGTTTCCATTAAGATAAAATGGTATGCAGTTATCCAGCATGGCTTAATGGTAACTATATCACTGTTTAGATAGTATTAGATTTGATAAAAGGTTATCAGAAATTGATATGTGTTGAGTATGGACGTAACTATATCATTGTTTATATTGCAGAAAAGATCAAATCAAAACAAGGCTAATAGGAAAAAGCAGCGTGTGAACCACACCGCAGGCAGAAAGTCTTTTCTGTGGTTAATGCAAGAGATGGTAAGATTCTAgtgattttcttctttattaGCTGAATGGTCAGTGCTAGTGTGTAATATAAAGAGGGGTGGgtaatatttatgtatgtattaatcGGGGTCCAAGTGTATCAAACTTAGTTAACTTCTATAAAGAAACTCATTGGTCAAAGAAGAAAGGGGCATTTGTCACTCCCATGACAAAAACCTACTATGTGcgtggcctctaacttactcattttcagaaaattgagattttttatagataatcaTTTTACTTAATTTACTTCAACTATAACTCATATAAGATAACTTTTTGCATCAGAATACGATGTGTGAGAAATTAGATATGATACAGTCTGAGGAGCATACAGATGAGGCTGCAAATATAATATTCAAAGATGTGCTAGGACATAGGTCTGGTTATACAAGAGGACTTGGTGGTTCAGTTATACCCGAGACTAGACCATCAGCTATGTCGGCACAATTTAAGCACCTAGCCCAAGAAAATGAGAAGCATAAACATGAGGCATTGATGTACAAGACCGAGTTGGATGAGCTGAAAAGGGATGTAAGACAATTATTGGTTTGGCAAATGTCCTATGACCAGAGGATGAATGACTAAACATCTCAAAGAGTGTCTAATATAGACACTCAAGGAGATCTTTAGCTGGATGGGTTTCTAAACTGGgagttttttgaaattttgttaagtatTCATCACTTTTGGTGGCAGTTACATATTTTGTTACATAGTTGTCAAGGGAAAAGGGTGCAGGTTTTTGAAGTTTGTTGCAAAATGGCATCACAGCAAGTCATGATGTGATTTGGCGCAAAATGGTGCTGTCTCTATTTTGTTAAAGGTTTGTCTAACACTATGTAAGTATGATTTAAAACCCCTTCCAACTGCATGTCTTGTCTGCAGTGGTTAAGAGAGTTTAAtaggtaaaaagaaaattctcttTAGGCATTTCTGTAATAGAGTATAGGTGATGGATATATGTAAACTATGCATGTAATTGTTTTGACTATGGAATTTGGAGAAAATTAATTGGTGTGATCAGAATGCATGATTTTTCCATATCTTCTACGGGATgcatttcttagctttgataGGAGTCTAGTTCTTCCactttttttctgatttttaaaaagaatttttgttAGTTCAGTAGAAATTAGTACACTGACTCTTAATGAATTtacttgataaaaataaaacaatcttCTCTAGAAGGCACTTATATCAAAAGTTAAAACTAGATGCAGTTTAATACTTTCATATTGcacattttccattttcttacATTTCTTGATGCTTGTATATTATTCTCTTTTTCCAAGATACTGTGATGGCAAGTAAAAGTAGTAAGACAAGGTTACATTATATTTCTGATATTAAAACCTGCACCTTGAGAAAATATAGCTTACTAggtaaaaataaacttttatcTATGTATTTCTGTAATGGAGTATAGgtggatatattatttatgttcaaTAAGAATGTTGAATGACGTCATGTAGGCTCTACACTTGTTTTCacactcaaaattttcatctatgTAATATGCAGGTAGCTGTGGGCCAGGTTGATATGAGCTCAGTTGTAATTTTTTGATGCACCAATGTGCCTGCCTACAGGATGCTATATGCTTGACTTCACTCCCAGGTTTAAATGTATAGCCATATTTTAGACAAGACCAATGAGTGGCACATGGAATTTATGTGTTTAGTGGAAGTATGTATGTAGGAATTTAAGCTTGATTTTGCATGACATTTAATCATTGCATGCCTGCTATAACGTATGATTATACAACTTGTAAATGAGATGTTAATTATTCAAGCTTGTATGAAAACTGGATGGCAATATTGTACATGGAAATGCAAGTAAAATATATGGTGTTTAATTTTGCCAAACATGTAAATTTCCTACATTACATCTAAACCAAAAAGTCCTAAAACACAGGCAaattaattcaaacaaaaaaatgacaGGAAATTGATACAAGCTACAGGGCTGTCCAATTTGCTTAGTGGAAATAAggcaaaatttttttacaaggtTCAATTGATACAATATTGTAAAAATGGGTTGATTGGGAAATCATGTGTAAATTGTACAGATCATCTGGCCTGCATTCTCTAGATTTATTGTAAGAAATGTATACGGGCGTGACAGTTGAGATTGAGAAACAATTACCTGGGTTGGTTTCTGAGATCCAGTTCCAATCATATATAATACCTTTCAATGTATTTGAAAaagcataaaaattataaccaGGGTAATTTCCATGAGTTTGGCGTAAATCCTCCAACCAGTTTTTGTGTTGGTTTGAAAAcactactaataaatatttcacCGCAAATACGTACCCATGATTTTGAAAGGCTGAACAAATGGCATTTGCTGCGGATTCACTCTTCCCGCATGCACTACTACCAATTATGGCATAACCAAATTCACCGCAATTGGAAAATGACGAGATTTTGGGTTTTAATTGACAAAATTTGAAGTTCCCTTTTGCGGTGACCCAAACTCTCCGTATGTCCATAATGGCGGCGTCCGAGCAATTTGGCAGTAATTGCTCTTCAAACCAATTTGGGATCGATCGTGGTTGCTGCGGGAGATGTCGGCAGCAACATCTTCAGTAATTTCGGTGCCCCAAAAGTCGCCGAAATCTGCAATTGTGGTGCCCAAAAATTGGCCAGAAATGACCACGATTTCCGACGATGTCCCAGCCGAAATTGCCCTTCAAACCGTATTTGTCCATCGACTTGTGCTGCGAGAAAGATCGGCGGTAAAATCTGTAGGAACAGCGGCCAACTTCACTTTTCACCGAAATTGCTCTGACCAGACGTATTACTCCCGGCCGATTTGCGGTGAATGGAAATCGCAGCGTGTGTAATTTTGCTGCGAGAAATTAGGGGAATTGCGGTGAGCTCGCACCCCGCAAAAGATGAAATTCCTTGTAGTGAGTATCATATCATCCATACTCCGCAagtacttaataattttttggtaataattttaatatttatacatgttTACATAAAGGATCATTGACTATATCATGCTATCATTTTTTTAGAGAAGAAAACTAATTGTATATTTATCGAAAAAATATCGAAGAATAATTCAATGGAAAAAATGAAGGAACtccgtgaaaaaaaaaaaaaaaaaagggaaagaactAGTCAAATTAATCAGCAAAGAATAAAATAGggtattcttaattattaagatcttcaaaatttatttgtctTGATTGGATTGTCTAATTCAGACAGAGATAGAGACAAATATAGACTCTATAATATTTAACACATtgttttttcagatttttagaATCAATTTCAAATGAGTATTTCATATTACGATCTATCAATAATATTTCCACTAATTACTATCATTCCACTTgctcaaaaaatattctaaagatGATTTCTAAGAAGGGAGAGGATGGATCTGTTGAGATATTCTAATTcatcgtgtgtgtgtgtgtatatatatatatatatatatatatatatatatagttccaattaatttatatttgtttttttttaacgttacaccattattaatatatttcaacCTAGTTTGAAATCTATATCTAAGTAAGTATGTTGAACGagtaatattactatatatcacactctcattttatttttatctcactaagtaagatgtgacacatttatcattaatgaaaattatctaataaatgatCATCCAATTGTAATAAATAGACCATATTTTagataatgaaatgaaagtaaaatagtattgttgtgtgtgtgtatatatatatatatacatacatgaatTATACAATGAGATCAGAAAGAcatacaagtattatatatatatatatatatatatatatattatatcattatcaaCTTCATGCCCTCTTTCGTCAGGActtataatattactttatacTGTCATATAttccttcttaaaaaaaaaaaaaaaaaaactatgttcGATTATTCCtatttacttattatatatacctatatattgAGTCATGTGTTGCTTgcaacttaaaaatattaagaggTTTTGCCAACGGCATGTGGCCTGATCATGGCACAACATGACTCACATTTTTAAAATGGATATGATCATGAATTCGACCATCATCctccaatatataaaataaaaaattgagaggTTTTCTGTTGATCCTTAACTTACATATATCTACTATATTCCTATaatcttcttatatatatatatatatatttagagagagagagagagagagagacgtttGGCCTTCTGATCAAttcttaaacatgaaaatatttgagtCACTTGACTTTAAAGGGTAAGAAAATAGAAGCCGGAGAAATCCCaactattttcttaaaataaagaatCGAATTGAAAGAAGCAAACCGTTGGTGCCTCCAACAGGCAACCTAGCTATGCTTTATACAATGAGAAAGTTTACTTTGCCTTTCCAAGTTGACACTTCTATTTGACTGttggtgaaattttttttttatttaatgattaaagaagtgattttaagtgtattaatatatttttttattttttaaatatattaaaaaaaaattataccgaGCATACTACCCAACAGTCAAAATGGGGAggcatagtagccgcacccACATATAATTGTGTCACAAATTTTCAATTCCACGCTCATAGGTCATAGGTGGTTGGCCAAATGCAGTGGTTTAGACCGGCGGTTATTGATGAACGTGATCTCTACCGCAattgtatttttctatttcttttatccGCATAATATGTCAAagactcaaatatatatatatatatatatatatatatatatattaaaacaattGCACTTTCTTAAacaatatatcaaatatatttatattttaaatattagtaaattttcttttttttaattatctttgtAGAACAAATACTACgtactacttatatatatacatgcatatatataaatagatatacacatatatataatgtgtgtaTAAAATAGTAGTATATGTATTTACAATTTcacttataatttaatgtacaaTACTCATTTGAGAAATTCAAATTCCAtcatttttaacatatcaataacttcgcttaaatgtttaaagttttttgtgtaaatttttcttaattagtgCAAATGGCATTTCtcatatatgtatgtgtatatatatatatatatatatatatatatatataaatttggacACATGCGGTCATAAAgtttgtttgtgaatagtaatattttacaaattttattaaaatagattgaaatatgtgtttaaatttataaagaaattggttgaaatatgtttaatttttttaaaaaaaataatgaattttatGAATGATTGATTTGAAAAGAGATCAAATAAGTTGAGTTGATTAATTTCGACCAACAAACACATCAAATTGATAAACCATGTGCAACCTGCTGAAGTAGGCCGATATAATTTGCCTTGACTTTAGAAAGGAAGCATGTTACTAGTCATGACCAGAATTCCGAAAGATTGGTCGGGTTGTCAGTTTAGGCTCCGTGATTGAAAGGGAATTGACAGtcattaattaaaacaaaaaaagggcaAGAATGACGATCACCACGACCAAGTTGCATGCGAcaataaattatcacatgaatctaataatatttgttttgacTATTGGTACAATGTATGTGACTATTTCTATCTTTGTTTGCCGGCACACATACAACCTCTCAAACTAAATTAACTAACAATTCTacgtaactatatataatatacagaagAAGAGCATAAAATCTTGGAACCAAATTCCTAGCTTGTAcctttttattatatgtatgagAGTGAGAATGAGCATGCACCAGATGATCATATTGGTCTATCTATTGATTAATCATTTGATACAATCTTATATTCCTTATAATATTGTTGGTAGATTAAGTCTCATTTGGATTCAGAGTTGATCTCATCACATTtcgtctcatcattataatttttttaaattttcatataaaatataataaacaattcaattttttcaaattttaaaataataataatattaaaaaatattctaatagtgttttattcaactttcattcaattcatctcatctcaacttactattaaAACCTtggctaattaattatataaattctctccttttttttgttttctttgtctTATGTTCAAAGAATTTCGGTCCATGTCCAAATATATAATAGCTTTttattatgatattatatataattggtatTTCAGGACCATTTGGGCTAAAGAGgacaaaaatacaagaaataaataagaggaagaaaggaagcACAAAATGTCATCTGCATTCGCATACCAAACAATTAGAAGACGCGTAGCGTTTACATATGCGTGCGTAGCTTAATACAATCAGGACTAGCGTACATAGCGTTTACTTGTTAAGGCCAAATAATACAAGCTCATTTTAATGCCTCGCATGCATACGATTCAAATTGGAAAGGAGATTTTATACCCAATCAGGCCGGGCTCATGCACCCCCCTATCCAAGCCCAAGATCCACAACAGGGTGGACTAGGGATTAGGGAATGGCAAGGATGAAGGCTACGGTAGGCCCATGAAGATAAAAGATAGCTGACAATTCCCCCCAATGGCAGCACAttaatgagagaaagagaggctGGAATTCTGTCCCCTACAGATCAGAGTGGCCAACCCTGAGGTCAAGTCCCTGTAGCTGACAGGAGCAGCCGCATTGAATGCTACACCATTTCGCCTGGGACCAGGGTGCTTATTATAGCTATAAAGGGGCCTCACGAGGAATTCGATATAAATAGAGGAAGGTTGACGGCAAAAAGGTGGTTACACACATCCGACCACACTCTCTCTAGCCCTCTATAACTTCTTGCTTTATTTGCTCTCTGTAAGAAATATTCCTAACTTTGGCACTGAAGGTGACATGGCCATCACCCCGCCGCCTTTTCTTCCACCCTCGTAGGTGCAAGAGCACCATTGTAATGGGCGGCTACAAAACACGCTTCAACAGTTGGCGTCATCTATGGGATCCAATATTATTTTGCATGTCAGCCACTATGTGCTCTCATGCGACTCTCGATCAGGAGTCTACGTCGATAAGCATGGAAGGAAGAGTCACGAAAATGGAGGAACTCGTGAAATGATTGACCTCAAACGCGGAAGCCCTCCATTGAGAGAACAAAGTGTTGAAACAGAGAAACGCTAAGTTCAAGAGAGGTGTCAAACCAAGCAAAACTGAGGAGATGGAAGACGAGGAATGTAAGCGTATGGGCGACTAACTGTGTAGTCTCATGGACAAATATGAGGAAATGGAGAAAAGGATATGAGGTTTATTCTCCGTGGACTAGCTCTCAGCTGCACAGACCTGCCCTACAGTGCCAAAGTGATGTTCCTCCCACTCACCCCAAAATTCAAAGCCCCCTTGATAGTGATGTACAATAGGTCACAAAGATCCAGTTGAGTACTTCGAGACGTTCAAGACTCACATAACACTGCACGATTTCCTTGGGGAGATAGTAGGTCAGGCTTTTCCTTTGACATTGAAAGGCTCT containing:
- the LOC118349727 gene encoding uncharacterized protein LOC118349727 — its product is MDVTISLFILQKRSNQNKANRKKQRVNHTAGRKSFLWLMQEMNTMCEKLDMIQSEEHTDEAANIIFKDVLGHRSGYTRGLGGSVIPETRPSAMSAQFKHLAQENEKHKHEALMYKTELDELKRDVRQLLVWQMSYDQRMND